CGACGTCAAGGCCGCCATCGATCTCGCCGTTCGAACCTACGGCCGCCTGGATGTCCTGCACAACAACGCGGGGATCGAAGGGCCGCAGGCGGAGACCGCCAACTACCCGGAGTCCGACTTCGAACGCGTGATCAACGTCAACCTGAAGGGTGTCTACTTCGGTCTCAAGTACGGAGTTCAGGCCATGCTGGCAAACGGTGGCGGGTCGATCATCAACACCGCATCCGTGGCCGGCCTGGTCGGCTTCCCCGGGCTTCTGGCCTATAACGCCTCCAAAGGCGCCGTGATCCAGATGACCCGGACGGCGGCCCTTGAATACGCCAAGCAGGGGATACGGATCAATGCGATCGCGCCCGGGGTGATCGAAACCCCGATGGTCCAGCGCCTCCTCGCCGTTCAACCGGAGGCCTATGACTCCTTCCTCGCCCTGGAACCGATCGGTCGCTTCGCAACGCCGGAGGAGGTCGCCCAGGTGGCACTCTTTCTGGCGTCGGACGACTCCTCATTCGTGACGGGGTCGGTCAGCATCGTCGACGGCGGCCTGACCGCCATGTAACTGCGCCCGCACGATGTGGACGCAGAGCGAGGGCGGTTGCGAAACCGCCCTCGCTCCGCACCGGTTTCTGCCGTCGTCACAGGGAAGCCGGCCCCCAGGCGGTTCGAGCAAGCCCGGTTGCAGACGCCGGCCGGGCTCCGATCCGGGTAGAGGGCGCTCCGGGTGGGGGCGGCGGCGCCGAAGGCGGGTGCCCGGGCGCGGCTCGCGCCGGGGCGGGCACCGTCCCGGCCCGCCACCCCACCCTCGGCTAGAACCGGACGGTCTTCTCCCAGACCGGCGGGGCGCCGCGTTGCCGCCGGAGGAGGAGGCGCCACCAGCCGGCCGCCAGCACCGCCGTCCACAGCTGCGAGTAGGTGAAGTACATGGCCAAGCCGGCCACGACATTGGGCACGCTGGTCAGGTCGTCCAGCACCATGGCCGCCCAGATCTGGTGGACATAGAGGAGGACCGCCAACCAGAGCACCAGGAGGGGAACCGCATCGCTTCCGCCCCACGGGCAGCCGTATGGCAGCTCCACCTGGCTCGGGGGGAGATACTCGCCGCCGCCCCCTCCCGGCCGCCCGGGAAGAAAAGGCCGGGCCCCCCTGCGGGGCGCCCGGCGCCAACGCCCGTCGCCGAGGGGCCGGTGGCGCTACGGCGAGGCCGGAGAGAGAGGCTCCTCGCGCGAACCGGGATCCAGGGGGTCGGTCTCCTGAAGGACGAAGACGATATCACGGGCCGTCGCGCGCAGCTCCGCGAGGAGCGGGCGGGTACGCGCCTCGTCCCAGCGGGTCCGCGGGCCAGCGACCGCGACGGCGCCGATGAGGCGGCCCGCCCGGTCCAGGAGGGGGACCCCCAGGCTGAAGGCCCCCGGTTCGTACTCGCCCAGGGAGAGCACGTAGCCTTCCCGTTCGATGCGCGCCAACTCCAGCCACAACTCCTCCAGGTCGGTGCCGCTCGCCCGGATTTCCGCCGCATGGGTCTCGAGGTACAGGCGGATCTCCGGCTCCGGGAGGTAGGCGAGGAGGACGCGCGCCGGCGCACCCACGTGCAACGGCTGCGTGCCGCCCAGCTCGGGTACCACGCGCAGCGGGTGGGGGGAAGGGACGGCGTCCACGTAGACGCACTGGCCGTTTCGCGCGACCGTCAACACGGCCGTCTCGCCGCACTTCTCCACCAGGCGGTTCAGGTACGGCCTCGCCGCGGTGCGCAGGTCGGAGGCGCGCGCCGTCCGGGCCGCCAGCGTCCAGAGGCGCTCGCCCGCCCGGTACATGCCGTCCGGCTGGCTGTGGTCCACGAACCCGTAATGGGAGAGCGTGGCCAGGATCCGGATGAGGACGGTCTTGTTCATCCCGAGCGCGCGGGCCAGCTGTGTGACGCCCCAGTGGTCCCGGGAGGCGACCGCATCCAGCACCTGGAGCGCCCGACCGACCGTCTGCAGCAGCTCGCCGCCCGATCCCCGGGAGGCCACCGGTCCCGAGGGGCTCCGCTTCCTCCCGGAAGCGCCCGTCCCTGTCCGCTCCGCTCCGGCCACGGCTCACCCTCCCCGGCTCAAGAGACGCGAATGACGATCTTGCCGACGTGCCTTCGTTCCTCGATCTCGCGCTCGGCCCGGGCGATCTCCTCCAGGGGATAGACCGCATGGATCACGGGATGCAGGAGACCCGCCCAGACCATTCGGGTCACGGCCAGAAAGTCCTCCCAGTTGCCCATGGGGGCGCCCAGGATCCGGCGATGCCACTGGTAGACCTCGCGCACGCTCAGGTGCAGGTCGTCTCCGCCGGTCGCCCCCGAAAGCACCACCCGTCCCCCCATGCCCAGGCACCGCAGCGTGGCCGGCAAAGTGGGACCGCCCACGGCGTCCAGGGCGAGATCGACCCCCTCGCCGCCGGTCCATGCGCGGACCTCCACCTCCCAGTCCGCGCGCGAGTCGAAGGCGACGCTGGCTCCCAGCTCCAGCAGGCGCCGCCGTTTCTCCTCCGAGCCGGCCGTGACGGCCACCGTCGCCCCCGCTGCCAGCGCGATCTGCAGCTGCGCCACCCCGAGACCGCCTGACGCGCCCACCACAAGAACCCGTTCGCCCGGGCGAAGGCGGCCCACGGTGATCACGCCGCGCCAGGCGGTGGTGTAGACCGCCGGGACGGCCGCCGCAACCTCGGGCGCGACGCCTTCGGGAACCGCGACGACGTTCCTCGCCGGGACGGCGACATACTCGGCCAGCCCTCCCCAGCGGTGTTCCCCGATGATGGCGTACCGCGGGCACATGGTCGGCTCGCCGCGCCGGCAGTACCTGCACTGGCCGCAGCTGATGCCGGGGTAGACGAGAACCCGCTGGCCCGGCGCGGGCAGGGATGTCTCCGGTCCGTCCGGCGGCCCGAAGGCGGCCACCCGGCCGACGATATCCACGCCCGAGACATGCGGCAGGCGGATGGGCGGCACGCCCGGGCCGCTGAGCCCCTGGCGGGCGAAGATGTCCAGGTGGTTGAGCGCCACGGCCTCCACGCGGAGGAGGATCTCGCCCGGCCCCGGCCGGGGGACGGCCACCTCCTCGAGGCGCAGGACCTCGGGGCCGCCATGCCGGCGGATGACCACCGCCCGCATGCTCCGGGGCACGGCCTCGCCGGTCGCGGGCCGCTCCGCTCTCAGATCCCGCCCTCCCATTCCAGGCACCCCTCTTCCACGCGGACTCGGGCACCCATCCGGCGCGAAAACGCCTCGAGCCGCCGGGCGATCCGGTCCGCCTCGTCCGGGGCCACCCGAACAGCCTCCCCGCGACGATTCAGCCTCGCCGGCACCAGGCGGAGGCGCCGGATGCGCAGCCTTGCTCCCGCGGAGGCCGCGAGCTCGATCCAGGCGAGGCTGCTCTCCTCGTTCTCCGGCAGGCGAACGGGGGCATAGAGCGCCGCCGAGGCCTCTGGCTCGCCGCCTGCCGGCCCCTCGAGCGCGCTCTCCATGCCGCCCGGAAGGTACTCCGGGTGAAACAGGAAGTTCCCCAGGCTGTACAGCACCGGAACACCCTCGATCTCGCCCAGCCCATACGGCGCATGGGGGTGGTGGCCCACGATCAGGTCGGCCCCCGCCGCCACCGCGCGCGCAGCGACGCGCAGCTGGTACTCCGCCACGGTCCCCTGGAAGGCCGAGCTCCACTGGGGCGGCACGCCCCAGTGGAGCGAGAGGATGACGAACTCCGCCTCCCGGCGGGCCCGGGCGAGACTCTCCTCCATGCGGCGCAGATCGGCCTCGACGGGCTCGGTGTGCACCCAGGGCGGCGTGCCGGGCTGCTCGTCCAGCAGGGCGGCATCCGCCTCCCAGCGGGTGCGCACCTTGATCCCGGCGATCCCCGGCCGTCCTTCGGCCGCCTGAAAGCCGGGCGGGACGGTGCAGGCCCACGCGACCAGGGCGACGCTCTTCCCCCCCGCCGCCAGCCTCACCGGCCTGGCCGCCTCGGTCCAGTCCATCCCGGCCCCGCCGAACCGGATACCCCTCTCCGCGAGGCGGCGGCGCGTCGTGACGAGCGCTTCGGCTCCCCAGTCCATGGTGTGGTTGTTGGCCAGCGAGACGGCGTCCAGCCCCAGCTCCGCGAGCCAGTCGGCCGCCTGCGACGGGAGGCGCAGCCGGATCAGCTTGTCCGCGGGCACGCCGGGGCCCTCGACGATCGGGCCCTCCAGGTTGGCCAGCCGGAGGTCCGCGGCCCGGAAGAGGTCGAGCCAGACCTCCCCGGAGGGCCTCTCCAGGGGGGCGACGTCCCCCACCGCCACGATCTTCAACGTCTCCTCGCGCTCCATCGGAGGCCTCCCGCCCTTTCAGCGCCGGATGCGGGGATCCAGGGCGTCCCGCAGCCCGTCGCCCAGGAAGTTGTAGGCCAGAACCACCAGCGTCACGGCGAGTCCGGGGAGGACGGCCAGCCGCGGGGCCGTCCAGACGTACTGCTGGGCGTTCTGCAGCATGTTGCCCCAGCTGGCGGTGGGCAGCTGGATGCCCAGGCCCAGATAGCTCAGCGCGCTCTCGGTCAGGATCGCCCAGGCGACGCCGAGGGTGGCCGAGACGATGAGCGAGGGCGCCACCTGGGGCAGCAGGTGCCGCGCCAGCACCCGGCCGTCGGAAGCTCCCAGGGCCCTGGCCGCCTCCACGAACTCCTGCTCCTTCAGGCGCAGGGTCTCGCCATAGATCACCCTGGCCACCTGCATCCAGCTGGAGACGCCGATCACCAGGGCAACCATCAGCGGCGTCCTGCCGAGCACGGTGAGGGCGACGAGGGCGAAGAAGAAGCTGGGGATCGCCATCATCGCGTCCGTCAGGCGCATCAGCAGGGCGTCCAGCCAGCCCCGGTAGTAGGCCGCGACCAGGCCGACAACCAGACCGGCCACCAGCGAGAAGAGCATCGCCAGGAAGCCCACCGCCAGCGTCACCTGGCCGCCGTGCAGGAGGCGGCTCAGCTCGTCACGGCCGAGCTCGTCCGTGCCCAGCGGGTGCACCGCGCTGCTTCCCGCCAGGGTGTGCAGCGGGTCGGTGGCGTTCGGGTCGACCCGCCAGAAGAAGGGCCCCGCGAAGACGGCCAGATGGGCGAGCAGCAGAAAGACCAGCGAGAGCGCCGCCAGCCGCTGGCGGAGCAGCCGGCCAAGGAAGCCCCGCCGCTTCGACTCCGCCTCTTCCTCGCGAATCAGGACGGGTTCGTCCGGCAGCGGCAACCCGTTCTCGGCAACCCGACTCGACACCATCCCACCTCCCTGCCCGCCCGTGCCCGCGCCGCTTCTAGCCATCTCAGGCGATCCGGATGCGCGGATCGACCCAGGAGTGGACGACGTCGACCAGGAGGCTGACGCCCACCACGATGGCCGTAACCACCACCGTGATCCCCATCACGAGCGAATAGTCCCGCTGGGCGGCCGCCTGCACGGCCAGCGAGCCCATGCCCGGCCAGCCGAAGACGCTCTCGGTGATCACCGCCCCTCCGAGAAGCCTCGGCACCAGCACGCCCAGGGTGGAGATGACCGGAACCAGGGCGTTCCTGAGCGCATGGACGTAGATCACCCTCAGCTCGGCCATGCCCTTGGCCCGCGCCGTCCGCACGAAGTCCTGTCCGATGACCTCCAGCATGGCCGAGCGGGTGAACCGGACCACGGAGGGCAGGGTGGTGCTGGAGAGGACGATGACGGGCAGCACCAGGTGCGCCAGGCGGTCGCCGATCCCCCCGCCCCCGTCGGACGAGGCTCCCGAGGCGGGCAACCAGGCCAGTTCCACGGAGAAGAGGAGGATCAGCATGATCCCGAGCCAGAAGGCGGGAACGCTCAGGCCCAGCACACTGGCGAAGCCGATGCCCTGGTCCGCCAGCCCGTTGCGCCGCAACGCCGACACCACCCCCAGCGCGACGCCCAGGAGACAGGAGAGGGCCAAGGTGGCCGTGCTGAGAAGCAGCGTGTTGGGGAACCGCTGGCCGATCAGCTTGGCCACCGGCTGGTCCGCCGAGAGCGAGAGGCCGAGATTGCCCCGCAGGAGCCCGGCCAGCCACTCCGCATAGCGCACGGCGACGGGCTTGTCGAGGCCGTAGCGGACCATGATCGCCTGCCGCTCCTGGGCGGTCATGTCCATCCGCATGGCCGCCGCCGGCCCGCCCGGCGCCAGGTTGACGAGAAAGAAGGTCACCGCCGTCACGATCAGGAGAACCGCCAGGCTCTCCGCCAACCTCCGCAACAGGAACCGCGCCATCGCTCACCGCACCCCCAGGCGGCCGCGGCGCCCCCCGGCGCCGCGGCCGCCGCCACCCTACTTGGACAGCCACCACTCGTTGACGTACTCCATCGCGTCCCGGAGCCCCAGGTCGGGTACGCCGTGGAGGCGGACGTTCCGCACCTGGACTTCCTGCGGGAACCAGAGGAAGACGTACGGGAGCGTCTGCGCCATGTACTGCTGCAGCCGCCGGTAGACCTCAACCCGTGCCTGGGGATCGCTCGTCTGCTCGCCCGCCACCAGGAGCTGGTCGAGCTTCGCGTCCTTGTACCCGGGGATGTTGTTCCCCTTCCCCGCGGCACTGGAGATAAAGAACGGCAGCACGTCGGGATCCGCGGGATAGACCCACCAGTTGATGGTCGCGTCGTAGCTGCGCTGGACCACATCCTTCTGGATGAAGGCGTTCCACTCCATCGAGTTCAGCTGGGCGTCGATGCCCACCTTGCGCAGGTATTGCTGGACCAGCTGGCTGACCGGGAGGACGTCGCCCTTCAGGCCCACGTCCAGCACAAAGTGGAACGGTTTGCCATCCTTCACCAACACCCCGTCCGCGTTGGTCTGCGTCCAGCCCGCCTCGGCCAGCAGCTGCCTGGCCTTGGCCGGATCGTACGGGTAGAGACCGGCCAGCGACGGGTCGTAGTACTTCTTCAACGCGGGCGAGATGGGAGCGTTGGCCACCGTGGCGTACCCCTTTTCCACGGAAGCGATGATGGCCTTCCGGTCGATGGCGTAGAGGATCGCCTGGCGCACGCGCACGTCCGTGAAGAGGGGATTCGCCTGGTTGAGCGCGAGCCAGTAGAACTGCACCTGCGTCTCCGGGCGGATGACCAGGTTTTTCGCGGCCTTGACCCGGTCCACGGCCGACTTGTCGTCCAGCGTGAAGATGGTGATCTCGTTGCTCAAGGCCTGCGCCAACTGCGCGTTGGGATCGGGCAGGATCTTGAACACCAGCTTGTCCAGATGCGGAGCTCCGCCGAAGTAGTCGGGATTCCGGACCAGCACCACGTCCTGCCCCGGCGTATAGCTCTGGAGCATGAAGGGGCCGGTGCCCACCGGATGCTCCTTGTTGAACGAGGCCAGTGTCCACGGGTCCTTGCCCTCGAAGATGTGCTTGGGCAGGATGCCGGCGTTGTAGGCCAGATAGGCAGGCAGCGCGGCGAACGGTCTGTTCAGGTGAAAGACGACCGTCGAGGGGTCCACCGCGACGACGTCCTTCACCGCCTTGAAATACGAGGCACCGTTGGCCGCAAGCTTGGGGTTGAGCACGATCTGGTCGAACGTGAAGGCCACGTCGTCGGCCGTGAACGGCTGCCCGTCATGCCATTGGACGCCCTGGCGCAGGTGGAACGTCCAGCTCAACCCGTCCTTCGACGGCTCCCACGACGTCGCAAGGTCGGGTGCGGGGCTCAGGTCCTTTCCGGGCTTGGTGAGCCCGTCAAACAGGACGCGGTTGACGAAGACGGACTCCACGTAGGCGTTCGGGTGCCACGGGTTGAACGTGGGGTCCGCGACGATGGGAATGGTGACCGTGCCCCCGTTCTGGGGCGCTCCCGAACCGGCGGCCGTCCCCTGCCCCGACCCGCCCGCGTTCGATGCACCTCCGGAACCGCCGCAGCCTGCCAGCGCGACCGTCAGGGCCAGGGCTGCCGAGAGCAGCCCGACCCACCGCCTCCATCTCTCGCGGGCGACCCTCCCGCGGACCCGTCCCGATCCCCTCACGAACGACCCCCCCTTTGGCCGACCAGCGGCCCCAAGACTCTGGCGACCGACCGACCCGGCTCAGCGAGCCCAGGTCTGCTCGAAAACCCGGAGCATGTTGCGGCCGAGGACCTTGCCGATCTCCTTGTCCGAATACCCGTGGCTGACCAGCCACCGCGTGATGTTGGGGAAGCACTCCGACGGGTTCTCCAGCCCGCGGACGTATTCGACTTCGCGGAAGTCCTCACCGGAATGGGTCTGGCTGATGGACAGCTGGTTCGCGAACGCCCGGTGGAGACCGACGTGGTCGCCGAAGAGCGTATCCGGGCCGAAGGCCACGTGGTCGATGCCCACGAGGTTTGCGATGTATTCGAAATGTTCCATGAACGAGTCGATGGAATGCTCGGGATGGTTGCGGGTCAGCGTCGTGTGCGGCGCGGCCTCGATGCCGATCACGCCGCCCTTTTCGGCGCAGGCCTTCAGGACCTCGTCGGGCTTCATCCTGCTGGTGTTCCAGAGGGTGCGAGCTCCCACGTGGGTGATCAGGACCGGTTTCTCGCTGGCCTCGATCACGTCCAGCGCCGTCCGGTCCCCGCAGTGCGCCACGTCGATGGTCATCCCCAGGCGGTTCATGCGGCGAACCACCTGGCGCCCGAAGACCGTCAGGCCGCCGTCCCGCGCCTCGCGCAGGCCCGACCCCAGGGCGTTGGACTCCGAATAGGTGATCCCCATCACCCGGATGCCCAAGCCGTAGAGCACGTCGACCCGGTCCACCTCGTTCTCGATGGCCGTCGCCGCTTCCAGCGACGGCACCAGCGCGATGCGCCCCTCCTCCCGCGCGCGGTAGAGGTCCGGCAGCGTTCCTGCGACATAGACCATGTCCTGGTGTGCGATGTCGCTGAAACGCATGCCGATATCGTGAATGATGTCCGTCCATTTCCATCCGGCCCGTGACGTGATCACGGCCGTGCCGTCCATGAAGTTCTCCAGGAGCACATCGATGCCGGAGACGCTCAATCCCTCGTACCCCGTCCAGTCGCGGCCATGCCGGCGATATTCGAAGATCTCGCTCACATCCTCCGGCACGATGAACGCGTGGTCGTGGGCGGAGACGACGGTGTTCTCCTCCAGCAGCCGTTGCACGCGCTGCTCCTGCTCCTCGGTGACCGGCACCGTGTAGGCGGGCACGCGACCGATCTCGCGGGCCAGCTTGAACTCCCTGTAGTCCACGCCGGGCTCCAGATACTGGAACGACCTGTAGCCGGTATAGCGCTTTTGCTTCAATCGGCTCGCCTCCGTCAACCCTTCTGGTTCGCTTATCGGACCTATGGTCCGATTTGTCGCAAACGCTTCGACGCTCGTTGCCGAACTCCTCTCCCGCGGCCGACTCTCCGGGCGGATCCGGCCGCGGCCGGCATCCCCGCCTGCGCGCACCCGGCCGGAGCGGCCAAGGCGGCACCCGAGAGTGGCCGCCTCCGCGACGACGCAGACGAGTGCTCTCCCGCCGAGGCCGGTGCCTCTCGGGGCGCGGCGACGGCCCGAGGCCCGGGCGAGACCGCCTGCCGGCGCCCGGACCGCGATGCCTGATGCAGGGGCGCGACGATACGCCCGCCTCGTCCCGCGCCACGGACTGCGATATCCAAGCCGGACGGTCCATCTCGGCCCTGGTCTGAGCGGGATCCGCTTGGGGGGAACCGCAAGGCAACCCGCTTCCTCCGTTGTCGATGCAGGGCGGGAGCGGAAAGAGCTCGAGGATGGGAGGTAAGGGGTGGCAAGCCGAACGGGTGGCCTTGGGCGGCCAGGGTGTGCATCGTGCGGCGGGCCCGGCGGCCGGAAGGCGACTCGGCCGTCGACCGGGGAGGCCCTCTAGGTACCCGAGTCGCCCGCCGCTGGCCGCACCGGCAAGGCCGCTCGGTCCGACGTCGGATCAGAGCTCATCGAAGAAGCACGAGTCGACGCGGCAGATCGGGGAGCGGGCGATCTCCGCCACCCCCACGCCGTGCCGGATCATCAGGCGGGCCATGGTCTCGCCGTCGACGAGAACGACGCGGTGGGTCACGCTCTCCACGAAGCGCCGCGCGGAGTCGGTGAAGCGCGACGTGGTGAGAAAGACGCCCTTACTGGCGTGATGGCCGGCCAGGCTGCCCACGAAGTTGCGCAGCGGTTCGGCGCCGACCGGGGCCTGCCAGCGCTTGGCTTGGACGTAGACCCGCTCCGGGCCGAGCGGGTCCTGGCGGACCACCCCGTCCACCCCCTGGTCGCCCGTCCCGCCGAGGGCCTGCGCCGCCTCCTCGTACGAGCCGCCGTAGCCCATGGCCACCAGGAGGCGCAGGACCGGCCGTTCGAAGGCCGCGGGCGAATATCCCGGATCCGCCGGAGAAGCTCGCCCGCCGCCTCCCCCAAGTGCTCCCCGTGCGCCGCCTCCATGCGCTCCTCGGCCGAGAGGGAGCGCTCGGGCCGCCCCTCCCCCGCGCGGTCTCCGTGCCGGCCTCTTTCCGCCGCCCGCTTCCACTCCCGGAAGTCCGGATACCGCCTCAG
This window of the Bacillota bacterium genome carries:
- a CDS encoding ABC transporter permease, which produces MVSSRVAENGLPLPDEPVLIREEEAESKRRGFLGRLLRQRLAALSLVFLLLAHLAVFAGPFFWRVDPNATDPLHTLAGSSAVHPLGTDELGRDELSRLLHGGQVTLAVGFLAMLFSLVAGLVVGLVAAYYRGWLDALLMRLTDAMMAIPSFFFALVALTVLGRTPLMVALVIGVSSWMQVARVIYGETLRLKEQEFVEAARALGASDGRVLARHLLPQVAPSLIVSATLGVAWAILTESALSYLGLGIQLPTASWGNMLQNAQQYVWTAPRLAVLPGLAVTLVVLAYNFLGDGLRDALDPRIRR
- a CDS encoding zinc-binding dehydrogenase; this encodes MPRSMRAVVIRRHGGPEVLRLEEVAVPRPGPGEILLRVEAVALNHLDIFARQGLSGPGVPPIRLPHVSGVDIVGRVAAFGPPDGPETSLPAPGQRVLVYPGISCGQCRYCRRGEPTMCPRYAIIGEHRWGGLAEYVAVPARNVVAVPEGVAPEVAAAVPAVYTTAWRGVITVGRLRPGERVLVVGASGGLGVAQLQIALAAGATVAVTAGSEEKRRRLLELGASVAFDSRADWEVEVRAWTGGEGVDLALDAVGGPTLPATLRCLGMGGRVVLSGATGGDDLHLSVREVYQWHRRILGAPMGNWEDFLAVTRMVWAGLLHPVIHAVYPLEEIARAEREIEERRHVGKIVIRVS
- a CDS encoding IclR family transcriptional regulator, producing MAGAERTGTGASGRKRSPSGPVASRGSGGELLQTVGRALQVLDAVASRDHWGVTQLARALGMNKTVLIRILATLSHYGFVDHSQPDGMYRAGERLWTLAARTARASDLRTAARPYLNRLVEKCGETAVLTVARNGQCVYVDAVPSPHPLRVVPELGGTQPLHVGAPARVLLAYLPEPEIRLYLETHAAEIRASGTDLEELWLELARIEREGYVLSLGEYEPGAFSLGVPLLDRAGRLIGAVAVAGPRTRWDEARTRPLLAELRATARDIVFVLQETDPLDPGSREEPLSPASP
- a CDS encoding glucose 1-dehydrogenase; translated protein: MAGRRPELCGQSGPGERRSSVQIETLCHIADPRWLACFADIRCFYVALLDIRAPHGSIQPERRSVRATGGTGRRPAGGRTPWARDWAVKWHSITGAASGIGAATARLFAREGAKVVVADVMVEQGEKVVSEIRSDGGEATFVRCDVTNPDDVKAAIDLAVRTYGRLDVLHNNAGIEGPQAETANYPESDFERVINVNLKGVYFGLKYGVQAMLANGGGSIINTASVAGLVGFPGLLAYNASKGAVIQMTRTAALEYAKQGIRINAIAPGVIETPMVQRLLAVQPEAYDSFLALEPIGRFATPEEVAQVALFLASDDSSFVTGSVSIVDGGLTAM
- a CDS encoding CapA family protein, which produces MEREETLKIVAVGDVAPLERPSGEVWLDLFRAADLRLANLEGPIVEGPGVPADKLIRLRLPSQAADWLAELGLDAVSLANNHTMDWGAEALVTTRRRLAERGIRFGGAGMDWTEAARPVRLAAGGKSVALVAWACTVPPGFQAAEGRPGIAGIKVRTRWEADAALLDEQPGTPPWVHTEPVEADLRRMEESLARARREAEFVILSLHWGVPPQWSSAFQGTVAEYQLRVAARAVAAGADLIVGHHPHAPYGLGEIEGVPVLYSLGNFLFHPEYLPGGMESALEGPAGGEPEASAALYAPVRLPENEESSLAWIELAASAGARLRIRRLRLVPARLNRRGEAVRVAPDEADRIARRLEAFSRRMGARVRVEEGCLEWEGGI
- a CDS encoding restriction endonuclease; the protein is MAMGYGGSYEEAAQALGGTGDQGVDGVVRQDPLGPERVYVQAKRWQAPVGAEPLRNFVGSLAGHHASKGVFLTTSRFTDSARRFVESVTHRVVLVDGETMARLMIRHGVGVAEIARSPICRVDSCFFDEL
- a CDS encoding ABC transporter permease, which translates into the protein MARFLLRRLAESLAVLLIVTAVTFFLVNLAPGGPAAAMRMDMTAQERQAIMVRYGLDKPVAVRYAEWLAGLLRGNLGLSLSADQPVAKLIGQRFPNTLLLSTATLALSCLLGVALGVVSALRRNGLADQGIGFASVLGLSVPAFWLGIMLILLFSVELAWLPASGASSDGGGGIGDRLAHLVLPVIVLSSTTLPSVVRFTRSAMLEVIGQDFVRTARAKGMAELRVIYVHALRNALVPVISTLGVLVPRLLGGAVITESVFGWPGMGSLAVQAAAQRDYSLVMGITVVVTAIVVGVSLLVDVVHSWVDPRIRIA
- a CDS encoding dipeptidase — translated: MTEASRLKQKRYTGYRSFQYLEPGVDYREFKLAREIGRVPAYTVPVTEEQEQRVQRLLEENTVVSAHDHAFIVPEDVSEIFEYRRHGRDWTGYEGLSVSGIDVLLENFMDGTAVITSRAGWKWTDIIHDIGMRFSDIAHQDMVYVAGTLPDLYRAREEGRIALVPSLEAATAIENEVDRVDVLYGLGIRVMGITYSESNALGSGLREARDGGLTVFGRQVVRRMNRLGMTIDVAHCGDRTALDVIEASEKPVLITHVGARTLWNTSRMKPDEVLKACAEKGGVIGIEAAPHTTLTRNHPEHSIDSFMEHFEYIANLVGIDHVAFGPDTLFGDHVGLHRAFANQLSISQTHSGEDFREVEYVRGLENPSECFPNITRWLVSHGYSDKEIGKVLGRNMLRVFEQTWAR
- a CDS encoding ABC transporter substrate-binding protein, which produces MRGSGRVRGRVARERWRRWVGLLSAALALTVALAGCGGSGGASNAGGSGQGTAAGSGAPQNGGTVTIPIVADPTFNPWHPNAYVESVFVNRVLFDGLTKPGKDLSPAPDLATSWEPSKDGLSWTFHLRQGVQWHDGQPFTADDVAFTFDQIVLNPKLAANGASYFKAVKDVVAVDPSTVVFHLNRPFAALPAYLAYNAGILPKHIFEGKDPWTLASFNKEHPVGTGPFMLQSYTPGQDVVLVRNPDYFGGAPHLDKLVFKILPDPNAQLAQALSNEITIFTLDDKSAVDRVKAAKNLVIRPETQVQFYWLALNQANPLFTDVRVRQAILYAIDRKAIIASVEKGYATVANAPISPALKKYYDPSLAGLYPYDPAKARQLLAEAGWTQTNADGVLVKDGKPFHFVLDVGLKGDVLPVSQLVQQYLRKVGIDAQLNSMEWNAFIQKDVVQRSYDATINWWVYPADPDVLPFFISSAAGKGNNIPGYKDAKLDQLLVAGEQTSDPQARVEVYRRLQQYMAQTLPYVFLWFPQEVQVRNVRLHGVPDLGLRDAMEYVNEWWLSK